The genomic region CTGGGCGCGGGTGTCCTGCTCGAGGGGAGGTGCGGGCTCGACCGGAGCAGCGGCGTCGAGCCAGTAGGGCACCGGGGCCGCGCCGGCCACGAGCGCGGCGGCACGGCTGCGGGCTGGCATGCGTAGTCCTCCGGGCGCTCGAAACCGTTGCGATGGAGCATCGTGGCAACGGAATCCCTTGTCAACGGCAACCTGATCTGCCATAAAGGGGGAGCCGCGGCGACCGCTGCGGCACGGACGACCGCACTGCGGAGGCCCTCCCCATGACCGTGAGCGAACAGCTGACCGCTGCACCGCAGGACGGCGCGGCCACCGACGCCGCCTCCGGCGAGGCCGCCTCGCTCGCCGCGTCGGCGCGCGACCACCTGTGGATGCACTTCACGCGCATGTCGACCTACCAGGACTCCGAGGTGCCGATCATCGCCCGCGGCGAGGGCGCCTACATCTACGACGTGCGCGGGAAGCGCTACCTCGACGGGCTGGCGGGGCTGTTCGTCGTGCAGGCCGGCCACGGCCGCCGCGAGCTGGCCGAGGCCGCCGCGCGGCAGGCCTCGGAGCTCGCCTTCTTCCCGGTGTGGAGCTACGCCCACCCGAACGCGATCCGGCTGGCGGAGCGGCTCGCCGACGCCGCTCCGGGGGACCTCAACCGGGTCTTCTTCACCACGGGTGGCGGCGAGGCGGTCGAGACCGCGTGGAAGCTGGCCAAGCAGTACTTCAAGCTCACCGGCAAGCCCATGAAGCACAAGGTCATCAGCCGGGCCGTGGCCTACCACGGCACGCCGCACGGCGCCCTGAGCATCACCGGCATCCCTGACGCCAAGAAGTACTTCGAGCCCCTGGTGCCCGGCGCCCACAAGGTGCCGAACACCAACATCTACCGCGCAGAGGCGCACGGCGACGACCCGGTCGCCTTCGGCCGTTGGGCCGCCGACCAGATCGAGCAGGCGATCCTGTTCGAGGGCCCCGACACCGTGGCGGCGGTCTTCCTCGAGCCGGTGCAGAACAGCGGCGGCTGCTTCCCGCCGCCGCCGGGGTACTTCGAGCGGGTCCGCGAGATCTGCGACA from Motilibacter peucedani harbors:
- a CDS encoding aspartate aminotransferase family protein — encoded protein: MTVSEQLTAAPQDGAATDAASGEAASLAASARDHLWMHFTRMSTYQDSEVPIIARGEGAYIYDVRGKRYLDGLAGLFVVQAGHGRRELAEAAARQASELAFFPVWSYAHPNAIRLAERLADAAPGDLNRVFFTTGGGEAVETAWKLAKQYFKLTGKPMKHKVISRAVAYHGTPHGALSITGIPDAKKYFEPLVPGAHKVPNTNIYRAEAHGDDPVAFGRWAADQIEQAILFEGPDTVAAVFLEPVQNSGGCFPPPPGYFERVREICDTYDVLLVSDEVICAFGRLGTTFACDKFGYVPDMITCAKGMTSGYSPIGAMIASERLMEPFLKGETYFPHGYTFGGHPVSAAVAMENLDIFDREGLNAHVLANEAAFRATLEKLTDLPIVGDVRGDGYFYGIELVKDKATKQTFDADESERLLRGFLSRALFDNGLYCRADDRGDPVVQLAPPLICDQSHFDEIEQVLRSTLTEAWTLL